A region from the Pseudomonas cucumis genome encodes:
- a CDS encoding ABC transporter substrate-binding protein: protein MFDKNNKLRHSVSLAAMLALSGLSAAAWADAYEDAAKKWIGSEFKPSTLTAEQQLEELKWFIKASEPFRGMNIKVVSETIATHEYESKVLAKAFTEITGIKLTHDLLQEGDVVEKLQTQMQSDKNIYDGWVNDSDLIGTHFRYGKTESITDLMANEGKAYTSPTLDIKDFIGISFTTAPDGKVYQLPDQQFANLYWFRADWFERADLKAKFKEKYGYELGVPVNWSAYEDIAKFFSEDVKEIDGKRVYGHMDYGKKDPSLGWRFTDAWFSMAGAGDKGIPNGLPVDEWGIRVEDCHPVGSSVTRGGDTNGPAAVYATTKYVDWMKKYAPPEAAGMTFSESGPVPSQGNIAQQIFWYTAFTADMTKPGLPVMNADGTPKWRMAPSPKGPYWEEGMKLGYQDAGSWTFLKSTPEKQKLAAWLYAQFVTSKTVSLKKTIVGLTPIRESDINSQAMTDLAPKLGGLVEFYRSPARVQWTPTGTNVPDYPRLAQLWWSHIAEAASGEKTPQQALDGLAKDQDAIMTRLERSKVQPTCGPKMNPERDAQYWFDQPGAPKAKLADEKPKGETVSYAELLKSWEAARK, encoded by the coding sequence ATGTTCGACAAAAACAATAAGCTGCGACATAGCGTTTCATTGGCAGCCATGCTGGCACTCAGCGGGTTGAGCGCTGCGGCCTGGGCCGATGCCTATGAAGACGCCGCCAAGAAATGGATTGGCAGCGAGTTCAAACCGTCCACCCTGACTGCTGAACAGCAGCTGGAAGAGTTGAAGTGGTTCATCAAGGCGTCCGAGCCGTTTCGCGGGATGAACATCAAGGTGGTTTCGGAAACTATCGCGACCCACGAATATGAATCCAAAGTGCTGGCCAAGGCGTTTACCGAGATCACCGGGATCAAGCTGACCCACGACCTGCTGCAGGAAGGCGACGTGGTAGAAAAGCTGCAGACCCAGATGCAATCGGACAAAAACATCTATGACGGCTGGGTCAACGACTCGGACCTGATCGGTACGCACTTTCGCTATGGCAAAACCGAATCGATCACCGACCTGATGGCCAACGAAGGCAAGGCCTACACCTCGCCAACGCTGGACATCAAAGACTTCATCGGCATCTCGTTCACCACCGCGCCGGACGGCAAGGTCTATCAACTGCCCGACCAGCAATTCGCCAACCTCTACTGGTTCCGCGCTGACTGGTTCGAGCGTGCGGATCTGAAAGCGAAATTCAAAGAAAAATACGGCTATGAACTGGGCGTACCGGTGAACTGGTCGGCCTATGAAGACATCGCCAAGTTCTTCAGCGAAGACGTCAAGGAAATCGATGGCAAACGCGTCTACGGCCACATGGACTACGGCAAGAAAGACCCGTCCCTCGGCTGGCGCTTCACCGACGCCTGGTTCTCCATGGCCGGCGCTGGCGACAAGGGCATTCCCAACGGCTTGCCGGTGGACGAGTGGGGCATCCGTGTCGAAGACTGCCATCCGGTTGGTTCCAGCGTAACCCGCGGTGGCGATACCAACGGCCCGGCGGCGGTGTATGCGACCACCAAATACGTCGACTGGATGAAAAAATACGCGCCACCGGAAGCGGCAGGCATGACCTTCTCCGAGTCCGGCCCGGTGCCATCCCAGGGCAACATCGCCCAGCAGATCTTCTGGTACACCGCGTTTACCGCCGACATGACCAAACCGGGCCTGCCGGTGATGAACGCCGACGGCACGCCAAAATGGCGCATGGCACCCTCGCCGAAAGGTCCGTACTGGGAGGAGGGCATGAAGCTCGGTTATCAGGACGCCGGTTCCTGGACCTTCCTCAAGTCCACGCCTGAAAAGCAAAAACTCGCGGCCTGGCTGTACGCGCAGTTCGTGACCTCGAAAACCGTATCCCTGAAGAAAACCATTGTCGGCCTGACCCCGATCCGCGAGTCGGACATCAACTCGCAAGCCATGACCGACCTGGCGCCGAAACTCGGTGGTCTGGTGGAGTTCTATCGCAGCCCGGCCCGCGTGCAATGGACCCCGACCGGGACCAACGTACCGGACTATCCTCGTTTGGCGCAACTGTGGTGGAGCCACATCGCCGAAGCGGCCAGTGGCGAGAAAACGCCACAACAGGCACTGGACGGTCTGGCCAAGGATCAGGATGCGATCATGACCCGACTGGAACGCTCCAAGGTACAACCGACCTGCGGGCCGAAAATGAATCCTGAGCGGGATGCGCAGTACTGGTTCGATCAGCCGGGTGCGCCGAAAGCGAAACTGGCGGACGAGAAGCCTAAAGGCGAAACCGTGAGCTATGCCGAACTGCTGAAATCGTGGGAGG
- a CDS encoding DUF2160 domain-containing protein has protein sequence MEWMSWTGPTAAFFSVIALILTGMTTWELRSPSVPRRGFLPIATTRGDRLFIGLLGSAYLHLLVIGVTDWSIWVAFALSLVWLLAVMRWG, from the coding sequence ATGGAATGGATGAGTTGGACTGGCCCCACGGCGGCGTTCTTCAGCGTCATTGCCTTGATCCTGACCGGCATGACGACCTGGGAGTTGCGTTCGCCGAGTGTCCCTCGGCGTGGCTTTTTGCCGATTGCCACCACCCGTGGTGATCGGTTGTTTATCGGTCTTCTCGGCAGCGCCTACCTGCATTTGCTGGTGATCGGCGTCACCGACTGGAGCATCTGGGTAGCGTTCGCGTTGTCCCTGGTGTGGCTGTTGGCTGTGATGCGCTGGGGCTAG
- a CDS encoding carbohydrate ABC transporter permease yields the protein MSKRKLIPLLIYILFLLVPIYWLLNMSFKSNTEILSGLTLFPQDFTFANYKVIFTDPSWYTGYLNSLYYVSLNTVISLSVALPAAYAFSRYRFLGDKHLFFWLLTNRMAPPAVFLLPFFQLYSSIGLFDTHIAVALAHCLFNVPLAVWILEGFMSGVPKEIDETAYIDGYSFPKFFVKIFVPLIGSGIGVTAFFCFMFSWVELLLARTLTSVNAKPIAAVMTRTVSASGIDWGVLAAAGVLTILPGMLVIWFVRNHVAKGFALGRV from the coding sequence ATGAGCAAGAGAAAGCTGATTCCACTGCTGATCTACATCCTGTTCCTGCTGGTGCCGATCTACTGGCTGCTGAACATGTCCTTCAAGAGCAACACCGAAATCCTCAGCGGTCTGACGCTGTTTCCTCAGGATTTCACCTTCGCCAACTACAAGGTGATCTTCACCGATCCGAGCTGGTACACCGGTTACCTCAACTCGCTGTACTACGTGAGCCTGAATACGGTGATTTCTCTGAGTGTGGCGCTGCCGGCGGCGTATGCGTTCTCGCGCTATCGTTTCCTCGGTGACAAACACCTGTTTTTCTGGCTGCTGACCAACCGCATGGCACCACCGGCAGTTTTCCTGCTGCCGTTTTTCCAGTTGTACTCGTCGATCGGGCTGTTCGACACCCACATCGCGGTGGCATTGGCCCATTGCCTGTTCAACGTGCCGTTGGCGGTGTGGATTCTTGAAGGCTTCATGTCCGGCGTTCCCAAGGAAATTGACGAAACCGCCTACATCGACGGCTACAGTTTCCCCAAGTTCTTCGTGAAGATCTTCGTCCCGCTAATCGGCTCCGGGATCGGCGTCACGGCGTTTTTCTGCTTCATGTTTTCCTGGGTCGAGCTGCTGCTGGCGCGAACCCTGACTTCGGTGAACGCCAAACCCATCGCGGCGGTGATGACCCGCACGGTCTCGGCGTCCGGCATCGACTGGGGTGTGCTGGCGGCGGCGGGGGTGTTGACCATCCTGCCGGGCATGCTGGTGATCTGGTTTGTTCGCAACCACGTGGCCAAGGGCTTTGCTCTGGGCCGGGTATGA
- a CDS encoding carbohydrate ABC transporter permease produces MSKVQNNKAWWLVLPVFLLVAFSAVIPMMTVVNYSVQDIFDQSSRYFVGADWYKQVLLDPRLHDSLLRQFIYSGCVLLIEIPLGIAIALTMPIKGRWSSLVLIILAIPLLIPWNVVGTIWQIFGRADIGLLGSSLNAMGINYNYASNTMDAWVTVLVMDVWHWTSLVALLCFSGLRAIPDVYYQAARIDRASAWAVFRHIQLPKLKSVLLIAVMLRFMDSFMIYTEPFVLTGGGPGNATTFLSQTLTQMAIGQFDLGPAAAFSLVYFLIILLVSWLFYTAMTHSDANR; encoded by the coding sequence ATGAGCAAGGTGCAGAACAACAAGGCCTGGTGGCTGGTGTTACCGGTGTTCCTGCTGGTGGCATTCAGTGCGGTGATCCCGATGATGACCGTGGTCAACTACTCGGTGCAGGACATTTTCGACCAGTCCAGCCGCTACTTTGTCGGCGCCGACTGGTACAAGCAGGTGCTGCTCGACCCACGGTTGCATGACTCGTTGCTGCGCCAGTTCATCTACTCCGGCTGCGTGTTGCTGATCGAAATCCCGTTGGGCATCGCCATCGCCCTGACCATGCCGATCAAGGGCCGTTGGTCGTCGCTGGTGCTGATTATTCTGGCGATTCCGCTGCTGATCCCGTGGAACGTGGTCGGCACCATCTGGCAGATTTTCGGCCGGGCCGACATCGGGTTGCTCGGTTCGAGCCTCAATGCCATGGGCATCAACTACAACTATGCGTCCAACACCATGGACGCCTGGGTCACGGTGTTGGTGATGGACGTGTGGCACTGGACGTCGCTGGTGGCGCTGTTGTGTTTCTCCGGGCTACGGGCAATTCCGGACGTGTATTACCAGGCGGCGCGGATTGATCGGGCGTCGGCCTGGGCGGTTTTCCGACACATCCAGTTGCCCAAGCTCAAGAGCGTGCTGCTGATCGCGGTGATGCTGCGGTTCATGGACAGCTTCATGATCTACACCGAGCCGTTCGTTCTGACGGGGGGCGGCCCGGGCAATGCCACGACCTTCTTGAGTCAGACCTTGACCCAAATGGCCATCGGGCAATTCGACCTCGGTCCGGCGGCGGCTTTCTCGCTGGTGTACTTCCTGATCATCCTGTTGGTGTCGTGGCTGTTCTACACCGCCATGACTCACTCTGACGCCAATCGGTGA
- a CDS encoding ABC transporter ATP-binding protein, producing MAEIRLQNLAHSYTPTPTGPEDYAIREMDHVWEQGGAYALLGPSGCGKSTLLNIISGLLSPSQGQVLFDSKVVNELTPEKRNIAQVFQFPVVYDTMTVFDNLAFPLRNQGMDEAKIHTKVHEIAEVLDLQALLSKKARNLTADEKQKVSMGRGLVRDDVSAILFDEPLTVIDPHLKWKLRRKLKQIHEQFNITMVYVTHDQLEASTFADKIAVMYGGQIVQFGTPRELFERPSHTFVGYFIGSPGMNLIEVQPQAGGVGFAGTHLPLSDAMQKRIAESEWKTLKVGIRPEFIHVWDEPFDDAMQAQVVHVEDLGTYKIMTLNLDGAPLKVRLAEDKPVPEGTAYISFPAQWLMVYADDYLLEVLP from the coding sequence ATGGCCGAAATCCGTTTGCAGAACCTTGCCCACAGCTACACCCCGACGCCGACCGGACCTGAGGATTACGCGATCCGCGAGATGGACCACGTCTGGGAGCAGGGCGGTGCGTATGCGTTGCTCGGGCCTTCGGGGTGCGGCAAGTCGACCTTGCTCAACATCATTTCCGGGTTGCTCAGCCCGTCTCAGGGCCAGGTGCTGTTCGACAGTAAAGTGGTCAACGAACTGACCCCGGAAAAGCGCAACATCGCCCAGGTTTTCCAGTTTCCGGTGGTCTACGACACCATGACGGTGTTCGATAACCTGGCCTTTCCATTGCGCAATCAGGGTATGGACGAGGCGAAAATTCACACCAAGGTGCACGAAATCGCGGAAGTCCTCGACCTCCAGGCATTGCTGTCCAAGAAGGCGCGCAACCTCACCGCCGATGAAAAACAGAAAGTCTCCATGGGTCGTGGGCTGGTGCGCGATGACGTGTCGGCGATCCTCTTCGATGAGCCACTGACGGTGATCGACCCGCACCTGAAGTGGAAGCTGCGGCGCAAGCTCAAGCAGATCCACGAGCAGTTCAACATCACCATGGTCTACGTCACCCACGATCAGCTCGAAGCTTCGACCTTCGCTGACAAGATCGCGGTGATGTATGGCGGGCAGATCGTGCAGTTCGGTACGCCGCGGGAATTGTTCGAGCGACCGAGCCACACCTTTGTCGGTTATTTCATCGGCAGTCCGGGGATGAACCTGATCGAGGTCCAGCCGCAAGCCGGTGGTGTCGGTTTTGCCGGGACTCACTTGCCGTTGTCTGACGCGATGCAGAAACGAATCGCCGAGTCCGAATGGAAAACCCTGAAAGTCGGCATCCGTCCGGAGTTCATTCACGTGTGGGACGAGCCCTTTGATGACGCGATGCAGGCACAGGTCGTACACGTCGAAGACCTTGGCACTTACAAGATCATGACCCTGAACCTCGACGGTGCGCCGCTCAAAGTACGCCTGGCCGAAGACAAACCGGTACCCGAAGGCACGGCGTACATCAGTTTTCCGGCGCAATGGCTGATGGTCTATGCCGATGATTACCTGCTGGAGGTGCTGCCATGA
- a CDS encoding ABC transporter ATP-binding protein: protein MSLILEHVSRTVEGQTWIDDACLNFEPGSFNVLLGRTLSGKTSLMRLMAGLDKPDSGRILMNGVDVTQRPVRLRNVSMVYQQFINYPTMTVFENIASPLRQSGVSNELIQSKVLETAKMLRIEKFLQRYPLELSGGQQQRTAMARALVKDAELILFDEPLVNLDYKLREELRQEMRELFKARHTIAIYATTEPNEALALGGTTTILHEGRVIQSGKSSEVYHQPQTVLAAELFSEPPINLMPGRIAGNEVSFANFVHFPLNVDLRPVGEGEFRFGVRPSHISLVPSNDDDLELAVTVEVAEISGSETFLHVRNEYFLLVLHLPGVHEYDVDAPIRIYIPTHKLFVFDMQGRLVQAPGRRIARVA from the coding sequence ATGTCACTAATCCTGGAGCACGTCAGCCGCACCGTCGAGGGCCAGACCTGGATCGACGATGCGTGCCTTAACTTCGAACCCGGATCGTTCAATGTTTTGCTCGGTCGCACGCTGTCCGGCAAAACCAGCCTCATGCGCCTGATGGCAGGTTTGGACAAGCCCGACAGCGGCCGCATCCTGATGAACGGCGTCGACGTCACCCAGCGCCCGGTGCGTTTGCGCAATGTATCGATGGTTTATCAGCAGTTCATCAATTACCCGACCATGACGGTGTTCGAGAACATCGCTTCGCCGCTGCGTCAGTCCGGTGTTTCCAATGAGCTGATTCAGAGCAAAGTGCTGGAAACCGCGAAGATGCTGCGCATCGAGAAATTCCTCCAGCGTTATCCTTTGGAGCTCTCGGGCGGTCAGCAACAACGCACAGCCATGGCCCGGGCGCTGGTCAAGGATGCCGAGCTGATTCTGTTCGATGAACCACTGGTCAACCTCGACTACAAGCTGCGCGAAGAACTGCGCCAGGAAATGCGCGAGCTGTTCAAGGCCCGGCACACCATCGCGATTTATGCCACTACGGAGCCCAACGAAGCCCTGGCACTGGGCGGCACCACCACGATTCTTCACGAAGGCCGGGTGATTCAGAGCGGCAAGTCCTCTGAGGTCTATCACCAGCCGCAAACCGTGCTGGCGGCGGAGCTGTTCTCCGAGCCGCCGATCAACCTGATGCCGGGGCGCATCGCCGGCAACGAAGTCAGTTTCGCCAATTTTGTGCACTTTCCGTTGAACGTCGATCTGCGACCGGTGGGCGAGGGGGAGTTCCGTTTTGGCGTGCGCCCCAGCCATATCTCGCTGGTGCCGAGCAACGACGACGATCTGGAACTGGCGGTAACCGTCGAGGTGGCCGAGATCAGCGGTTCGGAAACCTTCCTGCACGTGCGCAACGAGTATTTCCTGTTGGTGCTGCACTTGCCGGGGGTGCACGAATACGACGTCGACGCGCCGATTCGCATCTATATCCCGACCCATAAACTGTTTGTGTTCGATATGCAGGGGCGGCTGGTTCAGGCGCCTGGTCGCCGCATTGCGAGGGTTGCCTGA
- a CDS encoding sigma-54-dependent Fis family transcriptional regulator: MAAPAPPLSHDAIIQDSWSRCRAFGLDHQSAPAFDQLPADGIAQLLESQHSLVQTTHQEVLPYYENILSNSNCLIMLADNQGQVLTSWGTQRFIEPSLTRGFSAGASWMERCSGTNAIGTALACEQAVHIEHDEHFLKANRFMTGSAAPIFDAERKVIAVLDVSSDSYLPPSHTLGMVKMMSQTVENRLILNLFHGQHFQLTFNTGLNNLDSQWAGLLIFDETGQVLSANRRADNLLGISLSRVSVESLFKVSLLELLNQPDGLPFALQASGRNRFQCLLKRPKQAPIHARLFSEPKSAEPTVATPAAISLNTLHFGDSRVEKAVRQAERLLEKDIPLLIHGETGVGKEVFVKALHQASSRSKQPFIAVNCAAIPAELVESELFGYEKGAFTGANQKGSIGLIRKADKGTLFLDEIGDMPLPTQARLLRVLQERCVQPVGSSELFPVDIRIISATNRSLREQVQLGRFREDLYYRIGGLTLELPPLRERSDKQALFKRLWEQHREPSQWAGLSPEVMELFSRHPWPGNLRQVSSVMQVALAMAEEQPVRPEHLPDDFFVDLEMEPVDSPEPIAVDLNDAEALNRQLQAAGGNISHLARRLGVSRNTLYKRLRQSGD, encoded by the coding sequence ATGGCCGCACCTGCCCCGCCGCTCTCCCACGACGCCATCATCCAGGACTCCTGGTCCCGCTGCCGCGCGTTCGGGCTCGATCATCAGAGCGCGCCGGCGTTCGATCAGCTGCCGGCCGATGGCATCGCCCAGTTGCTGGAGAGCCAGCACTCACTGGTGCAGACCACCCATCAGGAAGTTCTGCCGTATTACGAGAACATCCTCAGCAACTCCAATTGCCTGATCATGCTTGCCGATAATCAGGGCCAGGTGCTGACGTCCTGGGGTACCCAGCGTTTCATCGAGCCGAGCCTGACTCGCGGTTTCAGCGCCGGCGCCAGCTGGATGGAGCGTTGCAGCGGGACCAACGCCATCGGTACTGCGTTGGCCTGCGAGCAGGCCGTGCACATCGAGCATGACGAACACTTTCTCAAGGCCAACCGCTTCATGACCGGCTCCGCCGCACCGATTTTCGATGCCGAGCGCAAGGTGATCGCGGTACTGGATGTGTCCAGCGACAGCTACCTGCCGCCGTCGCACACCTTGGGCATGGTCAAGATGATGAGCCAGACTGTGGAAAACCGGCTGATCCTCAACCTGTTCCATGGCCAGCATTTCCAACTGACTTTCAACACCGGGCTGAATAACCTCGACAGCCAATGGGCCGGGTTGCTGATCTTCGACGAAACCGGTCAGGTGCTGTCGGCCAATCGCCGGGCCGACAACTTGCTGGGCATCAGCCTGTCGCGGGTCAGCGTCGAAAGCTTGTTCAAAGTCTCATTGCTGGAGTTGCTGAACCAGCCGGACGGCCTGCCGTTTGCCCTGCAAGCCTCGGGGCGCAACCGTTTTCAATGCCTGTTGAAACGGCCGAAACAGGCGCCGATTCATGCTCGACTGTTTTCTGAACCCAAGAGCGCCGAACCCACCGTGGCGACGCCTGCCGCCATCAGCCTCAATACCCTGCATTTTGGCGACAGCCGCGTGGAAAAAGCCGTGCGCCAGGCCGAGCGCTTGCTGGAAAAAGACATTCCGCTGTTGATCCACGGGGAAACCGGGGTCGGCAAGGAAGTCTTCGTCAAAGCCCTGCACCAGGCCAGTTCACGCAGCAAACAGCCGTTCATTGCCGTCAATTGTGCAGCGATCCCCGCCGAACTGGTGGAATCCGAGCTGTTTGGCTACGAGAAAGGCGCATTCACCGGCGCCAATCAGAAAGGCAGCATCGGGCTGATCCGCAAGGCCGACAAAGGCACCCTGTTCCTCGATGAAATCGGCGACATGCCGCTGCCGACCCAGGCCCGACTGTTGCGGGTATTGCAGGAGCGTTGCGTGCAACCGGTGGGCAGCAGCGAGCTGTTCCCGGTGGACATTCGGATTATTTCGGCGACCAACCGCTCGTTGCGCGAACAGGTTCAGCTGGGGCGGTTTCGTGAGGATTTGTATTACCGCATTGGTGGTTTGACCCTGGAACTGCCGCCACTACGGGAACGCAGCGATAAACAAGCACTGTTCAAGCGCTTGTGGGAACAGCATCGCGAACCGTCGCAGTGGGCCGGGTTGAGCCCCGAAGTGATGGAGCTGTTCAGTCGTCATCCGTGGCCGGGGAATTTGCGCCAGGTGAGCAGTGTGATGCAGGTGGCGTTGGCCATGGCCGAGGAACAACCCGTGCGGCCGGAGCATTTGCCGGATGATTTTTTTGTCGATCTGGAGATGGAGCCGGTGGATTCGCCGGAGCCGATAGCGGTTGATTTGAATGATGCCGAGGCATTGAATCGGCAGTTGCAGGCGGCTGGGGGGAATATTTCGCACCTGGCGCGGCGGTTGGGGGTTAGTCGCAATACCCTTTACAAGCGATTGCGTCAGTCAGGCGACTGA
- the cysS gene encoding cysteine--tRNA ligase produces the protein MLTIYNTLTKSKEVFKPLDGNKVRMYVCGMTVYDYCHLGHGRSMVAFDLVTRWLRFSGYDLTYVRNITDIDDKIINRARENGESFEALTERMIAAMHEDESRLNILKPDMEPRATGHIAGMHAMIQTLIDKGYAYAPGNGDVYYRVAKFMGYGKLSRKKIEDLRIGARIEVDESKQDPLDFVLWKGAKPGEPSWPSPWGDGRPGWHIECSVMSTCCLGETFDIHGGGSDLEFPHHENEIAQSEAATGKTYANTWMHCGMIRINGEKMSKSLNNFFTIRDVLEKYHPEVVRYLLVSSHYRSAINYSEDNLKDAKGALERFYHALKGLPNVAPAGGEAFVERFTQVMNDDFGTPEACAVLFEMVREINRLRESDLDAAAGLAARLKELASVLGVLQLEADDFLQAGAEGRVDAAQVDALIQARLTARANKDWAESDRIRDQLTAMGVVLEDGKGGTTWRLAD, from the coding sequence GTGCTTACGATCTACAACACGCTCACCAAGAGCAAAGAAGTCTTCAAGCCGCTGGATGGCAACAAAGTGCGCATGTACGTGTGCGGGATGACCGTATACGACTACTGCCACCTGGGCCACGGCCGCAGCATGGTCGCGTTCGACCTGGTGACCCGCTGGTTGCGGTTCAGCGGTTACGACCTGACCTACGTGCGCAACATCACCGACATCGACGACAAGATCATCAATCGCGCCCGTGAAAACGGCGAGTCATTCGAAGCGCTGACCGAGCGCATGATCGCGGCGATGCACGAAGACGAGTCGCGCCTGAACATCCTCAAGCCCGACATGGAACCGCGCGCCACCGGCCACATCGCCGGCATGCACGCGATGATCCAGACCCTGATCGACAAGGGCTACGCCTACGCACCGGGCAATGGCGACGTGTACTACCGCGTCGCCAAGTTCATGGGCTACGGCAAGCTGTCTCGCAAGAAAATCGAAGACCTGCGCATCGGCGCACGGATCGAAGTCGACGAGTCCAAGCAGGACCCGCTGGATTTCGTGCTGTGGAAAGGCGCCAAGCCGGGCGAGCCGAGCTGGCCATCGCCGTGGGGCGACGGTCGTCCGGGTTGGCACATCGAATGCTCGGTGATGTCGACCTGCTGCCTCGGCGAGACCTTCGACATTCATGGCGGCGGCAGCGACCTCGAGTTCCCGCACCATGAAAACGAAATCGCCCAGAGCGAAGCGGCCACCGGCAAGACCTACGCCAACACGTGGATGCATTGCGGCATGATTCGCATCAATGGCGAGAAGATGTCCAAGTCCTTGAACAACTTCTTCACCATTCGCGACGTGCTGGAAAAGTACCACCCGGAAGTCGTGCGTTACCTGCTGGTGTCCAGCCACTACCGCAGCGCGATCAACTATTCGGAAGACAACCTCAAGGACGCCAAAGGCGCACTCGAGCGTTTCTACCATGCGTTGAAAGGCCTGCCGAACGTGGCACCGGCGGGTGGCGAAGCCTTTGTCGAGCGTTTCACTCAGGTGATGAACGACGACTTCGGCACCCCGGAAGCCTGTGCGGTGCTGTTCGAGATGGTTCGCGAGATCAACCGTCTGCGCGAGAGTGATCTCGATGCGGCGGCCGGTCTGGCGGCTCGTTTGAAAGAATTGGCGAGTGTGCTGGGGGTGTTGCAGCTTGAGGCCGATGACTTCCTGCAGGCCGGTGCCGAAGGGCGGGTTGATGCGGCGCAAGTCGATGCACTGATCCAGGCTCGTTTGACGGCTCGTGCCAATAAGGACTGGGCCGAATCCGACCGCATCCGCGACCAGCTCACCGCCATGGGCGTGGTGCTGGAAGACGGCAAGGGCGGGACGACCTGGCGTCTAGCTGACTGA
- a CDS encoding glutamine--tRNA ligase/YqeY domain fusion protein, translating to MSKPTVDPTSNSKTGPAVPVNFLRPIIQADLDSGKHTQIVTRFPPEPNGYLHIGHAKSICVNFGLAQEFGGVTHLRFDDTNPAKEDQEYIDAIESDVKWLGFEWSGEVRYASQYFDQLHDWAVELIKAGKAYVDDLTPEQAKEYRGSLTEPGKNSPFRERSVEENLDWFARMRAGEFPDGARVLRAKIDMASPNMNLRDPIMYRIRHAHHHQTGDKWCIYPNYDFTHGQSDAIEGITHSICTLEFESHRPLYDWFLDNLPVPAHPRQYEFSRLNLNYTITSKRKLKQLVDEKHVNGWDDPRMSTLSGFRRRGYTPKSIRNFCEMIGTNRSDGVVDFGMLEFSIRDDLDHSAPRAMCVLRPLKVVITNYPEGQVENLELACHPKEDMGVRVLPFARELYIDREDFMEEPPKGYKRLEPNGEVRLRGSYVIRADEAIKDADGNIVELRCSYDPDTLGKNPEGRKVKGVVHWVPAAASVECEVRLYDRLFRSPNPEKAEDSASFLDNINPDSLQVLTGCRAEPSLGNAQPEDRFQFEREGYFVADIKDSKPGQPVFNRTVTLRDSWGQ from the coding sequence ATGAGCAAGCCCACTGTCGACCCTACCTCGAATTCCAAGACCGGCCCTGCCGTGCCGGTCAATTTCCTGCGCCCGATCATCCAGGCGGACCTGGACTCGGGTAAGCACACGCAGATCGTTACTCGTTTCCCGCCCGAGCCCAACGGCTACCTGCACATCGGTCACGCCAAGTCGATCTGTGTGAACTTCGGCCTGGCCCAGGAGTTCGGCGGCGTCACGCACCTGCGTTTCGACGACACCAACCCGGCCAAGGAAGACCAGGAATACATCGACGCGATCGAAAGCGACGTCAAATGGCTGGGCTTCGAATGGTCCGGTGAAGTGCGCTATGCCTCGCAGTATTTCGACCAGTTGCACGACTGGGCGGTAGAGCTGATCAAGGCCGGCAAGGCCTACGTCGACGACCTGACCCCTGAACAAGCCAAGGAATACCGTGGCAGCCTGACCGAACCGGGCAAGAACAGCCCGTTCCGTGAGCGCTCCGTGGAAGAAAACCTCGACTGGTTCGCCCGCATGCGCGCCGGCGAATTCCCGGACGGCGCACGCGTGCTGCGGGCCAAGATCGACATGGCCTCGCCGAACATGAACCTGCGCGACCCGATCATGTATCGCATCCGTCACGCGCATCACCACCAGACCGGCGACAAGTGGTGCATTTACCCGAACTACGACTTCACCCACGGTCAGTCGGACGCCATCGAAGGCATCACCCACTCGATCTGCACCCTGGAATTCGAAAGCCATCGTCCGCTGTACGACTGGTTCCTCGACAACCTGCCAGTGCCGGCGCACCCGCGTCAGTACGAGTTCAGCCGCCTGAACCTGAACTACACCATCACCAGCAAGCGCAAGCTCAAGCAACTGGTCGATGAAAAGCACGTGAATGGCTGGGACGATCCGCGCATGTCCACGCTGTCGGGCTTCCGCCGCCGTGGCTACACACCGAAATCGATCCGCAACTTCTGCGAAATGATCGGCACCAACCGTTCCGACGGCGTAGTCGACTTCGGCATGCTCGAATTCAGCATCCGTGACGACCTCGACCACAGCGCCCCACGCGCCATGTGCGTGTTGCGTCCGCTGAAAGTCGTGATCACCAACTACCCGGAAGGTCAGGTCGAAAACCTCGAACTGGCGTGCCACCCGAAAGAAGACATGGGCGTGCGCGTATTGCCGTTTGCCCGTGAGCTCTACATCGACCGTGAAGATTTCATGGAAGAGCCGCCGAAAGGCTACAAGCGCCTGGAGCCGAACGGCGAAGTGCGTCTGCGCGGCAGCTATGTGATCCGTGCCGACGAAGCGATCAAGGACGCCGATGGCAACATCGTCGAACTGCGTTGCTCCTACGATCCGGATACCCTGGGCAAGAACCCTGAAGGCCGCAAGGTCAAAGGCGTGGTGCACTGGGTGCCGGCCGCGGCCAGCGTCGAATGCGAAGTGCGTCTGTACGATCGTCTGTTCCGTTCTCCGAACCCGGAGAAGGCCGAGGACAGCGCCAGTTTCCTGGACAACATCAACCCTGACTCACTGCAAGTCCTCACCGGTTGTCGTGCTGAACCCTCGTTGGGCAATGCACAGCCGGAAGACCGTTTCCAGTTCGAGCGCGAAGGTTACTTCGTTGCGGATATCAAGGACTCGAAACCAGGTCAGCCGGTATTCAACCGTACCGTGACCCTGCGTGATTCGTGGGGCCAGTGA